From the Comamonas odontotermitis genome, one window contains:
- a CDS encoding RDD family protein, translated as MPSSHATTAPDQPAPAPLLQAPTLRRRMACWLYEGMLMFGVVFISGYLYSTLSQTRNALDNRHGLQLFLFIIFGIYFVWFWYKGQTLAMKTWHIRVVDAMGQPLSQRRALVRYACSWLWFLPPLVATLPFHLPVTEVLVLLTGWIAVWALASRLHPQKQFWHDALAGTRLISSEPPATRNKA; from the coding sequence ATGCCTTCCTCACACGCCACCACTGCCCCCGATCAGCCTGCCCCAGCCCCCCTTTTACAGGCACCCACCCTCCGAAGGCGCATGGCATGCTGGCTGTACGAGGGCATGCTGATGTTCGGCGTGGTCTTTATCTCGGGCTATCTCTACAGCACCCTGAGCCAGACCCGCAATGCGCTGGACAACCGGCATGGACTGCAATTGTTCCTTTTCATCATCTTTGGCATCTACTTTGTGTGGTTTTGGTACAAAGGCCAGACCCTGGCGATGAAGACTTGGCACATCCGTGTGGTGGATGCCATGGGCCAGCCATTGAGCCAGCGCCGCGCGCTCGTGCGCTATGCCTGCAGCTGGCTGTGGTTTCTGCCACCACTGGTCGCTACCCTACCGTTCCACCTTCCGGTGACAGAGGTTTTGGTGCTGCTGACAGGCTGGATCGCCGTCTGGGCCCTGGCCAGCCGCCTGCACCCGCAAAAACAGTTCTGGCATGACGCACTGGCTGGTACACGCCTGATCAGTAGCGAGCCCCCCGCGACGCGCAACAAGGCCTGA
- a CDS encoding acetolactate synthase 3 catalytic subunit: MEMSKAEQNSAQAANQSAQKAQDLMGAEVLVKALQAEGVQQLWGYPGGAVLYIYDALYKQDTINHVLVRHEQAAVHAADGYARATGEVGVALVTSGPGLTNAVTGIATAYTDSIPIVVISGQTSTTAIGSDAFQECDTVGITRPIVKHNFLVKDVRDLAMTMKKAFHIARTGRPGPVVVDIPKDVSFKKVAYSGYPQTVEMRSYNPVKKGHSGQIRKALQLLLAAKRPYIYTGGGVLLSGAEQELRTLVDLLGYPVTHTLLGLGAYPASDKKYLGMLGMHGTIEANNTMQNCDVLLAVGARFDDRVIGNPKHFMSVADRKIIHIDIDPSSISKRVKVDVPIVGDCKEVLTELIAMVREAQTKPDAAALEAWWKTIEGWRSRDCLRYDRDNKEVIKPQYVVETLWNMTRNADCYITSDVGQHQMWAAQYYRFEESRRWINSGGLGTMGVGIPYAMGIKLAKPDAEVFCITGEGSVQMNIQELATCRQYETPIIICALNNRFLGMVRQWQEIEYSGRYSHSYMDSLPDFVKLAEAFGHAGILVEKPEDVEPALREARRIAREERKSVFIDFRTDPTENVFPMVQAGKGITEMLLGAEDL, translated from the coding sequence ATGGAAATGTCCAAGGCCGAACAAAACTCGGCACAAGCGGCCAATCAGTCCGCACAAAAAGCACAAGATCTCATGGGCGCCGAAGTGCTGGTCAAGGCACTGCAGGCGGAAGGCGTTCAGCAGCTGTGGGGATACCCAGGCGGCGCTGTTCTGTACATCTACGACGCGCTCTACAAACAAGACACCATCAACCACGTATTGGTTCGCCACGAACAGGCTGCCGTGCACGCCGCTGACGGCTATGCACGCGCCACGGGCGAAGTAGGCGTGGCGCTGGTCACATCCGGCCCGGGCCTGACCAATGCGGTGACCGGCATTGCCACCGCCTACACCGACAGCATTCCCATCGTGGTGATCTCGGGGCAGACCTCGACCACGGCCATCGGCTCCGATGCGTTCCAGGAATGCGACACCGTCGGTATCACCCGTCCCATCGTCAAGCACAACTTCCTCGTGAAGGATGTGCGCGATCTGGCGATGACGATGAAAAAGGCCTTCCACATCGCCCGCACCGGCCGACCAGGCCCCGTGGTGGTTGATATTCCCAAGGATGTGTCCTTCAAGAAGGTGGCGTACAGCGGCTATCCACAGACCGTGGAAATGCGCTCATACAACCCGGTCAAGAAGGGCCACAGCGGCCAGATTCGCAAGGCACTGCAGTTGCTGCTAGCTGCCAAGCGCCCCTATATCTATACCGGCGGCGGTGTGCTGCTGAGCGGTGCCGAGCAGGAGTTGCGTACGCTCGTCGACTTGCTGGGCTACCCCGTCACCCACACCCTGCTGGGGCTGGGCGCCTATCCGGCCAGCGACAAGAAATACCTGGGCATGCTGGGCATGCACGGCACGATTGAAGCCAACAACACCATGCAGAACTGCGATGTGTTGCTGGCGGTGGGTGCGCGCTTTGATGACCGCGTGATCGGCAATCCCAAGCACTTCATGTCGGTGGCCGACCGCAAGATCATCCATATCGACATCGATCCATCGTCCATTTCCAAGCGCGTCAAGGTCGATGTGCCTATCGTGGGCGACTGCAAGGAAGTGCTGACCGAGCTCATTGCCATGGTTCGCGAAGCCCAGACCAAGCCTGATGCCGCCGCGCTGGAAGCCTGGTGGAAGACGATTGAAGGCTGGCGCAGCCGCGACTGCCTGCGCTACGACCGCGACAACAAGGAAGTCATCAAGCCGCAGTACGTGGTCGAAACCCTGTGGAATATGACCCGGAATGCGGACTGCTACATCACCTCCGACGTAGGCCAGCACCAGATGTGGGCTGCGCAGTACTACCGTTTTGAGGAGTCGCGCCGCTGGATCAACTCGGGCGGCCTGGGTACCATGGGCGTTGGCATTCCGTACGCCATGGGCATCAAGCTGGCCAAGCCCGATGCCGAAGTGTTCTGCATCACCGGCGAAGGTTCGGTGCAGATGAACATCCAGGAGCTGGCCACCTGCCGCCAGTACGAGACGCCGATCATCATCTGCGCGCTCAACAACCGCTTCCTGGGCATGGTGCGCCAGTGGCAGGAGATCGAATACTCCGGTCGCTACAGCCACAGCTACATGGATTCGCTGCCCGACTTTGTGAAGCTGGCCGAGGCCTTTGGTCACGCCGGCATTCTGGTCGAAAAGCCCGAAGACGTGGAGCCCGCGTTGCGCGAAGCACGCCGCATTGCGCGTGAAGAGCGCAAGAGCGTGTTCATCGATTTCCGCACGGACCCGACCGAAAACGTCTTCCCCATGGTGCAGGCCGGTAAAGGTATTACCGAAATGCTGCTGGGCGCTGAAGATCTATAG
- a CDS encoding RNA polymerase sigma factor, with amino-acid sequence MATERELSDFLKSVEKRAFKRSLFHVRDEEAALDIVQDSMMKLAEHYGDKPITELPMLFQRILSNSTLDWFRRQKTRNALFTNMSAFEGPDDEGGDFDLLETYNAQQGESEQSAEDHTNRKQTLALIEKEIQELPARQREAFLMRYWEEMDIAETAAAMGCSEGSVKTHCFRAIQTLSKVLKAKGIVL; translated from the coding sequence TTGGCAACAGAACGAGAACTGTCCGATTTTCTGAAAAGCGTTGAAAAGCGAGCTTTCAAGCGCTCGCTTTTTCATGTGCGCGACGAAGAAGCGGCCCTCGACATCGTGCAGGACAGCATGATGAAGCTGGCTGAACATTACGGCGACAAACCCATTACCGAACTGCCCATGCTGTTCCAGCGTATCCTGTCCAACAGTACGCTGGATTGGTTTCGCCGCCAGAAGACCCGCAACGCGCTCTTTACCAATATGAGCGCCTTCGAGGGCCCTGACGACGAAGGCGGCGATTTCGACCTCCTGGAAACCTACAACGCCCAGCAAGGCGAGTCCGAACAGAGCGCCGAAGACCACACCAACCGCAAACAAACACTTGCATTGATAGAAAAAGAGATACAAGAGTTGCCCGCGCGTCAACGCGAAGCGTTTTTGATGCGTTATTGGGAAGAGATGGACATTGCAGAGACTGCAGCGGCCATGGGTTGCTCGGAAGGCAGCGTGAAAACCCATTGCTTCCGAGCCATCCAAACCTTGAGCAAAGTGCTCAAGGCCAAAGGAATCGTGCTATGA
- a CDS encoding LOG family protein has product MTSPAFSMCVYCGSRPGKDEAFAATAEAVGTWIGRHGGQLVYGGGKSGLMGMVARATREAGGRVVGVIPKALVDRELANELCDELHVVTTMHERKAMMAERSNAFVAIPGGIGTFEELYEIWTWRQLGYHDKPIGILNTQGYYDGMLQFLQQCVGQGFMDEWQMGLVQSGNDHTTLLARLVEEAGLSRQKDALRDVI; this is encoded by the coding sequence ATGACTTCCCCTGCTTTTTCGATGTGTGTGTACTGCGGCTCGCGCCCAGGCAAGGATGAGGCCTTTGCTGCCACGGCAGAGGCCGTGGGCACCTGGATTGGCCGCCACGGAGGCCAACTGGTCTATGGCGGCGGCAAATCGGGGCTGATGGGCATGGTGGCGCGCGCCACCCGCGAGGCGGGCGGTCGGGTGGTCGGCGTCATTCCCAAGGCGCTGGTCGATCGCGAACTGGCCAACGAACTGTGCGACGAATTGCACGTGGTGACCACCATGCACGAGCGCAAGGCGATGATGGCAGAGCGCAGCAACGCCTTTGTCGCCATCCCCGGTGGCATCGGCACGTTTGAAGAGCTGTACGAGATCTGGACCTGGCGCCAGCTGGGCTACCACGACAAGCCCATCGGCATCCTCAACACCCAAGGCTATTACGACGGCATGCTGCAGTTTCTGCAGCAGTGCGTGGGCCAGGGCTTCATGGACGAGTGGCAGATGGGCCTGGTGCAAAGCGGAAACGACCACACCACACTGCTGGCCCGGCTGGTGGAAGAAGCCGGTCTCTCGCGCCAGAAGGATGCCCTGCGGGACGTGATCTGA
- the ilvN gene encoding acetolactate synthase small subunit, producing MKHIIAVLLENEPGALSRVVGLFSARGYNIESLTVAPTEDASLSRMTITTAGSDDVIEQITKHLNRLIEVVKVVDLTEGAYTERELMMVKVRAVGKEREEMKRMADIFRGRIIDVTEKSYTIEMTGDQSKNDAFLSAIDRSAILETVRTGASGIGRGERILRV from the coding sequence ATGAAACACATCATTGCGGTTCTCCTGGAGAACGAACCAGGCGCCTTGTCACGCGTGGTGGGCCTGTTCTCGGCCCGTGGCTATAACATCGAGTCGCTCACCGTGGCGCCGACCGAAGACGCATCGCTCTCGCGCATGACCATCACCACGGCGGGCTCGGATGACGTGATCGAGCAGATCACCAAGCACCTCAACCGCCTGATCGAGGTGGTGAAGGTGGTCGACCTGACCGAGGGCGCCTACACCGAGCGTGAGCTCATGATGGTGAAGGTGCGCGCTGTGGGCAAGGAGCGTGAGGAGATGAAGCGCATGGCGGACATCTTCCGTGGCCGCATCATCGACGTGACCGAGAAGAGCTACACCATCGAGATGACCGGCGACCAATCGAAGAACGATGCGTTCCTCAGCGCGATTGACCGCTCGGCCATTCTCGAAACCGTCCGCACCGGTGCCAGTGGCATCGGTCGTGGCGAACGCATCTTGCGCGTGTAA
- a CDS encoding DUF3619 family protein — protein MNRPNTAQQVAHAEIFARRVTARLSEAEADLDYDITERLRAAREQALARRKVVATPAIARHPEQESAAAAASSGKRNWWRAVVSAVPLSAMVAGLTFFNGVQADEGATEMAEYDATLLADELPPTAYTDPGFTQYLKIAAQQKQPTDKH, from the coding sequence ATGAACCGCCCAAACACCGCCCAACAAGTTGCCCACGCCGAAATCTTTGCCCGCCGCGTCACCGCCCGGCTGAGCGAAGCTGAGGCCGATCTGGACTATGACATCACCGAGCGCCTGCGCGCTGCGCGTGAACAGGCACTGGCGCGTCGCAAGGTGGTAGCCACCCCGGCAATTGCCCGTCACCCCGAGCAGGAATCTGCCGCTGCGGCTGCCTCTTCCGGTAAACGCAACTGGTGGCGAGCGGTGGTGTCTGCGGTTCCCCTGAGCGCCATGGTAGCTGGCCTGACTTTCTTCAATGGCGTGCAGGCAGACGAAGGCGCGACAGAAATGGCCGAGTACGACGCCACCCTGTTGGCTGACGAATTGCCGCCAACCGCCTATACTGATCCTGGTTTTACCCAGTATCTGAAGATCGCTGCCCAACAAAAGCAGCCCACCGACAAGCATTGA
- a CDS encoding DUF3106 domain-containing protein, translating into MRHDHDFDEVAAKAPTSSLPTLAASILLAAFAVTGIYASTQARNVYGSAPSDLVSAGGNTRTVTPRNEGPNWDSLDTDQQTTLAPLQEQWSWLTEQQKRRWLLIADSFDDFSPDEQYRIGEHMKEWAKFSLVDQSQARLNYSNTSNLSAEEKRQLWEDYQALSARERKRLAQGGALRPGGVALALRPNSKTSGRLVKVPAAAVNPNRANPPKILPPPEIRVQSRGVVTPVEVGPLQGPSANPNNVPGPGGVSPTSITPPPATTPPAETAPVQVPSPVTSSPLPPLDSRPAPVAPAGEPQSRLGDSPVHPPA; encoded by the coding sequence TTGAGACACGATCACGACTTTGACGAGGTGGCCGCCAAGGCGCCCACCTCCTCCCTCCCCACTCTCGCAGCCAGCATTTTGCTGGCTGCTTTTGCTGTAACTGGTATCTACGCCAGCACCCAGGCCCGCAATGTGTACGGTAGCGCGCCCAGCGATCTGGTCAGTGCCGGCGGCAATACGCGCACCGTTACACCACGTAATGAAGGCCCCAACTGGGACAGTCTCGATACCGACCAGCAGACCACACTGGCTCCGCTGCAGGAGCAATGGTCCTGGCTGACGGAGCAGCAAAAGCGCCGCTGGCTCCTGATTGCCGATAGTTTTGACGATTTTTCGCCCGACGAGCAGTACCGCATCGGCGAACACATGAAGGAATGGGCCAAGTTCAGCCTGGTGGACCAGAGCCAGGCGCGCCTGAACTACTCCAACACCAGCAATCTGTCTGCCGAGGAAAAGCGCCAGCTCTGGGAGGATTACCAGGCCCTGAGCGCCCGCGAGCGCAAACGGCTGGCCCAGGGCGGCGCCCTGCGCCCCGGAGGCGTTGCCCTGGCCCTACGCCCCAACAGCAAGACCAGCGGACGCCTGGTCAAGGTACCGGCTGCGGCGGTCAACCCCAACCGCGCCAACCCGCCCAAGATTCTGCCGCCGCCCGAGATTCGCGTGCAGTCGCGCGGCGTGGTGACGCCTGTAGAAGTCGGCCCGCTGCAAGGCCCTTCTGCAAACCCCAACAACGTGCCCGGCCCAGGCGGTGTGAGCCCCACCAGCATCACGCCCCCTCCAGCGACAACCCCCCCGGCAGAGACCGCGCCGGTGCAGGTGCCTTCGCCAGTCACCTCATCGCCCCTGCCGCCATTGGACAGCCGCCCGGCCCCGGTTGCGCCCGCCGGTGAGCCACAGTCGCGCCTGGGCGATAGCCCGGTCCATCCGCCTGCCTGA
- the ilvC gene encoding ketol-acid reductoisomerase translates to MKVFYDKDCDLSLIKGKTVAIIGYGSQGHAHAQNLNDSGVKVIVGLRKGGASWPKAEKAGLTVMEVNDAVKAADVVMILLPDEDIAKVYTENVKDNIKQGASLVFAHGFNVHYNQVVPRADLDVWMVAPKAPGHTVRNTYTQGGGVPHLIAVHQDKSGKARDLALSYAMANGGGKAGIIETDFKEETETDLFGEQAVLCGGAVELVKMGFETLVEAGYAPEMAYFECLHELKLIVDLIYEGGIANMNYSVSNNAEYGEYVTGPEVINEESRKAMRNALKRIQDGEYAKMFISEGRLGYPSMTARRRNTADHQIEKVGGQLRAMMPWIAKNKLVDQTRN, encoded by the coding sequence ATGAAAGTTTTTTACGACAAGGATTGTGATCTGTCCCTCATCAAGGGCAAGACTGTCGCCATCATTGGCTATGGCTCGCAAGGCCACGCCCACGCACAGAACCTGAACGACAGCGGCGTGAAGGTCATCGTCGGCCTGCGCAAGGGCGGCGCTTCGTGGCCCAAGGCCGAAAAGGCCGGCCTGACCGTGATGGAAGTCAATGATGCGGTCAAGGCTGCTGACGTGGTCATGATCCTGCTGCCTGACGAAGACATCGCCAAGGTCTACACCGAAAACGTCAAGGACAACATCAAGCAAGGCGCTTCGCTGGTGTTCGCTCACGGCTTCAACGTGCACTACAACCAGGTCGTGCCCCGCGCGGATCTGGATGTGTGGATGGTCGCTCCCAAGGCCCCTGGCCATACCGTGCGCAACACCTACACCCAGGGCGGCGGCGTGCCACACCTGATCGCTGTGCACCAGGACAAGTCCGGCAAGGCCCGTGACCTGGCGCTGTCGTACGCCATGGCCAACGGTGGCGGCAAGGCCGGCATCATCGAAACCGACTTCAAGGAAGAAACCGAGACCGACCTGTTCGGCGAGCAGGCCGTGCTGTGCGGCGGCGCGGTTGAACTGGTGAAGATGGGCTTCGAAACCCTGGTGGAAGCCGGCTACGCGCCCGAAATGGCCTACTTCGAGTGCCTGCACGAGCTCAAGCTGATCGTGGATCTGATCTACGAAGGCGGCATCGCCAACATGAACTACTCGGTGTCCAACAACGCCGAGTACGGCGAATACGTGACCGGCCCTGAAGTGATCAACGAAGAATCGCGCAAGGCCATGCGCAATGCCTTGAAGCGCATTCAGGACGGCGAATACGCCAAGATGTTCATCTCGGAAGGCCGCCTGGGCTACCCCAGCATGACCGCCCGCCGCCGCAACACTGCCGATCACCAGATCGAAAAGGTGGGTGGCCAGCTGCGTGCGATGATGCCCTGGATCGCCAAGAACAAGCTGGTGGACCAGACCCGCAACTGA
- a CDS encoding diacylglycerol kinase: MTEPLAPRPRQESAPTQQAQQAHQDPASEAFLQINPHKARSGFSRLRHAAGYSLQGLRAGWGEKAFRMEALLALVLLPAACWLARDWREWALLILPVFLVLITELLNSAIEAAIDRFGPEWHLLSKKAKDMGSAAVFLALVLCAAVWLAALYERWLK; this comes from the coding sequence ATGACCGAACCGCTTGCACCACGCCCCCGGCAAGAATCCGCTCCGACGCAACAGGCGCAGCAAGCGCACCAGGACCCGGCCTCAGAGGCCTTTCTGCAGATCAACCCCCACAAGGCGCGCAGCGGTTTCAGCCGGTTGAGGCATGCAGCCGGCTACTCGCTGCAGGGCCTGCGCGCTGGCTGGGGGGAAAAGGCCTTCCGCATGGAAGCCTTGCTGGCTCTGGTGCTGCTGCCTGCCGCCTGCTGGCTGGCAAGGGACTGGCGCGAATGGGCACTGCTGATCCTGCCCGTGTTTCTGGTGCTGATCACCGAATTGCTCAACAGCGCCATTGAAGCGGCCATTGACCGCTTTGGCCCCGAATGGCACCTGCTGTCCAAAAAGGCCAAGGACATGGGCAGTGCTGCCGTGTTTCTGGCCCTGGTATTGTGCGCCGCCGTATGGCTGGCGGCGCTGTATGAAAGATGGTTGAAATGA
- the pssA gene encoding CDP-diacylglycerol--serine O-phosphatidyltransferase — protein MLDNNETKPRQGAEGPAAAQRRWRKGIYVLPNSFTLAALFGGFYAIVMAMNGRFEAAAVGVFCAMVLDSLDGRVARMTHTQSAFGEQMDSLSDMVSFGAAPALIAYEWALRPLGRWGWIAAFVYCSCAALRLARFNVNTGVVDKRYFQGMPSPAAAALVAGFIWLTSALLVSHRDVPIFGEVIALFGGHPASREDLSWIMFAITLFAGLTMVTNIPYYSFKDAGMAKSVPFISLVVVVLVLALVSIEPATMLFLIFVAYSVSGYIIYAWRRAKGQQVSIVATSTDEPDERGLHHD, from the coding sequence ATGCTGGATAACAACGAAACCAAGCCCAGGCAGGGCGCAGAAGGCCCGGCCGCTGCGCAACGCAGGTGGCGCAAAGGCATTTATGTGCTGCCCAACTCCTTCACCCTGGCGGCGCTGTTTGGTGGGTTCTACGCCATTGTGATGGCGATGAACGGCCGCTTTGAAGCCGCTGCCGTGGGCGTATTCTGCGCCATGGTGCTCGACAGCCTGGACGGCCGCGTGGCCCGTATGACGCACACCCAGAGCGCTTTTGGCGAGCAGATGGATTCGCTCTCGGACATGGTGTCCTTCGGCGCGGCGCCTGCGCTCATCGCCTACGAGTGGGCCCTGCGCCCGCTGGGCCGCTGGGGCTGGATTGCGGCATTCGTCTACTGCTCGTGCGCCGCACTGCGTCTGGCGCGCTTCAACGTCAATACGGGCGTGGTGGACAAGCGCTACTTCCAGGGCATGCCTTCGCCGGCGGCTGCGGCCCTGGTGGCGGGCTTCATCTGGCTGACCAGCGCGCTGCTGGTGTCGCACCGCGATGTGCCGATCTTTGGCGAGGTGATCGCCTTGTTCGGCGGCCACCCGGCGAGCCGTGAAGACCTGTCGTGGATCATGTTCGCCATCACTCTGTTTGCGGGCCTGACCATGGTGACGAACATCCCGTACTACAGCTTCAAGGATGCGGGCATGGCCAAGAGCGTGCCGTTCATCTCGCTGGTGGTGGTGGTGCTGGTGCTGGCGCTGGTGAGCATTGAGCCTGCGACCATGCTGTTCCTCATCTTCGTGGCCTACTCCGTCTCGGGCTACATCATCTATGCATGGCGCCGCGCCAAGGGCCAGCAGGTCTCGATTGTGGCCACTTCGACCGACGAGCCTGACGAGCGCGGCCTGCACCACGATTGA